In Ailuropoda melanoleuca isolate Jingjing chromosome 7, ASM200744v2, whole genome shotgun sequence, one genomic interval encodes:
- the SEC16A gene encoding protein transport protein Sec16A isoform X5, whose translation MQPPPQAAPSGVVGPPPAGTPQSMFWSNRPYRRQANNNAPVTPITCPLQPVTDPFAFSRQTLQNTSLGGSSKSSPPMLQGPAPPAFLQRPGLPVPHTNSGDTPQGPVSQPRADGGLFASVLTPSAPSEPEVNRSAEVAPSSEPEVQTLPYSQYIPGAGADSSHGGHPHTNVLGPDRLLSSQNPPDSAAALAPSPFFPQPRQQMPGQWGPGQGGPQPSGQHYWPRPEGPVQNAVPHTSSVSQFPAPANPHLGPGHEQFSSLVSLPGSLASDGSNEVAYLQSGNHSRNNFDPENAFRQNSRAGNTWASQELRPSPGVNKEQLPDLALVNPLAQGNSPESHLHYPPGAGTSRALSEADSGALSMFFQGGETENEENLSSEKTDTAGQSDFDGFSPSPALGHPPVHVGAGGIYQALPKGSNSEAAQQGGHPQPYFFQSAGAQPDRPTAASAAVAAWGSAASAGAHAASSSQSENVEDLEFIQNQEVLPSEPLSLDPSSPSDQVRYGPLPGPAVPRLGVVGHAGGGGPNLEAPDSTPHPVRSDSVSSGYSSKSHRNLSSAARPQDVGTFIQQEVGKPEDESSGSFFKQIDSSPVGGETNGTTVSQNHHSSLSQTSAPSPPKPTGIFQTSANSSFEPVKSHLVGVKPVEADRANVVGEVRGTIAHQKQCRPAAAPPDTSPGNLEQPPDNMETLFTLQACSPPFPVPVEPGYGLVHAGGPPLETVPLAAEKRPLARAQGAVKCDSPVTTLWAQNELPDFGGNVLLAPAAPALHVPVKSQPSEVIQPPDEGTSAPQSQQPGSGLPLHSGDGIGASENLENPPKMGEEEALPSQVTKDAQEQRGPERAQQEPAPPPPQGPKATCTDPSNPGGPPVQGQPQNSVPPPASPAPADAGQPLPPRPPRSSSASVVSTSSSQAAMRSDQHWLQPPPPDLASYYYYRPLYDGYQSHYPSPYPPEPGTAPLYYQQDVYGLYEPRYRPYDSAASAYAESYRYSEPERPSSRASHCSDRPAARPGYPDGYYSSKSGWSSQSDHYADYYSGQYDYADPGRWDRCHYGSRFRDPRTWDRRYWYDAEYDAYRKESYAYGDRPERYDDPWRYDPRFTGSFDDDPEPHRDPYGEEADRRSVHSERSAQSLRSSFSSHSRQSQVYRNHGVTAAPYEAPHPPGSLPGDYAYGAYGSNFGGAQGFPEYGYPAEAGWPSTEQAPSRPTSPEKFSVPHVCARFGPGGQLIKVIPNLPSEGQPTLVEIHSMETLLQHTPEQEELRSFPGPLGKDDTHKVDVINFAQNKATKCLQNENLIDKESASLLWNFIVLLCRQNGTVVGTDLAELLLRDHKTAWLPGKSPNEANLIDFTNEAVEQVEEEESGEAQLSFLTDSQAASSSALEKETERFRELLLYGRKKDALESAMKNALWGHALLLASKMDSRTHARVMTRFANSLPINDPLQTVYQLMSGRMPAASTCCGDEKWGDWRPHLAMVLSNLSSNVDVESRAMATMGDTLASKGLLDAAHFCYLMAQVGLGLYTKKTTKLVLIGSNHSLPFLKFATNEAIQRTEAYEYARSLGAQTCSFPSFQVFKFIYSCRLAEMGLATQAFHYCEVIAKSILLQPHKYSPVLISQLVQIASQLRLFDPQLREKPEEEAFVEPAWLVRLQSVDKQVKEGATAWSQDGTFPQRCPSTPSSEAGQYDGPALSQPGGPGTGNPLLAPPVPSTEHFGQGVRLLPSAPPTLPDSHLALPARVPLFPVPSPPGPVELGPGCGPSGAALSFPEPSGPDPVAPYTAPGLPPGAPPLQESEHAPQEARSQDPGVMPPEVLVRNSLLELREEGLGGKLADLGSSMMSQDSEVPPGWECAGSGALQPPTSTPEVKRPAPAARKEAKEPKKSGESWFSRWLPGKKRTEAHLPDDKNKSIVWDEKKNRWVDVNEPEEEKKAPPPPPTSLPKSPLTVPSGPGGPPRASVNMFSRKAAGARARYVDVFNPGGPQRSEPALAPAEFFAPLAPLPIPAHLFGPNTGAEEAPPAEGAGREGQAPMGGPANPEPASEPQAFSSAAAFPGPELPHTREDGSQGGELSRCSSMSSLSREVSQHFYQAPSDHPPAGGAPGAAVPFYSPAQFTQASAPSGGSRMGRIGQRKYPALS comes from the exons ATGCAGCCACCACCCCAGGCAGCCCCATCAGGCGTGGTTGGGCCACCTCCAGCTGGGACTCCTCAGAGCATGTTCTGGTCCAACAGACCATATAGAAGACAGGCAAATAACAATGCACCCGTGACTCCAATAACTTGCCCACTGCAGCCAGTGACCGATCCATTTGCTTTTAGTAGACAGACGCTACAAAATACATCGTTAGGCGGTTCGTCCAAAAGCAGCCCGCCCATGCTGCAAGGCCCAGCCCCACCAGCGTTCCTTCAGCGCCCTGGTCTGCCTGTGCCTCACACAAATTCTGGGGATACCCCCCAAGGACCGGTGTCGCAGCCCAGAGCAGATGGCGGTCTTTTTGCCAGCGTGTTGACCCCTTCAGCACCATCGGAGCCCGAGGTGAACAGGAGTGCTGAGGTTGCTCCCAGCTCAGAACCCGAAGTTCAGACTCTGCCGTATTCTCAGTACATTCCAGGAGCGGGTGCTGACAGTTCTCACGGAGGCCATCCGCACACAAACGTGCTTGGGCCTGATAGGCTCCTGAGCAGCCAGAACCCGCCTGACAGTGCTGCAGCGTTAGCACCAtcccctttcttccctcagcCTCGTCAGCAAATGCCAGGACAGTGGGGACCCGGGCAGGGAGGCCCACAACCCTCAGGTCAACATTATTGGCCCCGCCCAGAAGGACCTGTTCAGAACGCGGTGCCTCATACCTCCAGCGTTTCTCAGTTCCCTGCTCCGGCCAACCCGCATCTTGGTCCTGGCCACGAGCAGTTCAGCTCACTGGTGTCTTTGCCAGGATCCTTAGCCAGTGATGGAAGCAATGAGGTGGCCTACCTGCAAAGTGGAAAccattcaagaaataattttgatCCTGAAAATGCATTCAGGCAAAATTCTAGGGCTGGGAATACTTGGGCGAGCCAGGAGCTCAGGCCAAGTCCAGGAGTGAATAAAGAGCAGTTGCCAGACCTTGCTCTTGTTAATCCCCTTGCTCAGGGAAATAGCCCAGAAAGCCATTTGCACTACCCCCCAGGGGCTGGGACCAGCCGAGCCCTGTCAGAAGCGGACTCGGGGGCTCTCTCCATGTTTTTTCagggtggggagacagaaaatGAGGAGAACCTCTCATCTGAAAAAACAGACACTGCTGGTCAGTCTGACTTCGACGGCTTCTCCCCCAGCCCCGCGCTTGGTCACCCTCCTGTACATGTGGGAGCAGGCGGCATTTACCAGGCCCTTCCCAAAGGTTCCAACAGTGAGGCCGCGCAGCAGGGAGGACACCCGCAaccttatttttttcagtctgcAGGCGCCCAGCCTGATCGACCCACCGCGGCCAGCGCTGCCGTCGCTGCGTGGGGCAGTGCAGCAAGTGCAGGGGCGCATGCGGCCAGCAGCTCGCAGTCTGAGAATGTGGAAGACCTAGAATTCATTCAGAATCAAGAAGTTCTGCCAAGTGAGCCCCTGAGTTTGGATCCTTCCTCCCCAAGCGATCAGGTCAGATACGGGCCCCTTCCTGGGCCAGCCGTCCCCAGGCTCGGTGTTGTGGGCCACGCTGGAGGTGGGGGTCCAAATCTCGAGGCCCCGGATTCAACGCCACACCCCGTGCGGTCTGATAGCGTGTCATCCGGTTACAGCAGCAAGAGCCACAGGAATCTTTCGAGTGCAGCCAGGCCCCAAGACGTAGGTACTTTCATTCAGCAAGAAGTTGGAAAACCTGAAGATGAGTCTTCGGGGAGTTTTTTTAAGCAAATTGATTCTTCTCCTGTGGGAGGAGAGACAAACGGGACCACCGTGAGCCAGAATCACCACAGCAGCCTGTCCCAGACCTCAGCCCCAAGCCCCCCAAAACCCACTGGAATATTTCAGACAAGCGCAAATAGTTCTTTTGAACCAGTGAAATCCCACTTAGTTGGAGTAAAACCCGTCGAGGCCGATCGCGCCAACGTGGTGGGTGAGGTGAGAGGGACCATTGCCCACCAGAAGCAGTGCAGACCCGCTGCTGCCCCACCCGACACTTCCCCCGGCAACCTGGAGCAGCCACCGGACAACATGGAGACCCTGTTCACACTCCAGGCCTGCTCTCCGCCCTTTCCCGTACCTGTGGAGCCCGGGTACGGGCTCGTACATGCCGGGGGGCCACCCTTGGAAACTGTGCCCCTGGCAGCTGAGAAAAGGCCTTTGGCCAGAGCCCAGGGAGCCGTGAAGTGTGATAGCCCAGTGACAACGTTGTGGGCACAGAACGAGTTGCCAGATTTTGGAGGCAACGTCCTTCTAGCCCCAGCTGCTCCTGCGTTGCACGTGCCCGTGAAATCACAGCCATCCGAAGTGATCCAGCCGCCAGATGAGGGCACGTCCGCTCCGCAGTCCCAGCAGCCAGGCTCCGGCCTCCCTCTGCACAGTGGGGACGGCATTGGTGCTTCTGAGAACCTCGAGAACCCTCCCAAGATGGGAGAAGAGGAGGCCCTCCCGTCACAG GTGACAAAAGACGCTCAGGAACAGCGTGGCCCAGAGAGAGCCCAGCAAGAGCCAGCACCACCTCCCCCACAAGGGCCCAAAGCAACATGTACAGATCCTTCAAACCCAGGAGGTCCACCCGTGCAGGGACAGCCCCAGAACTCGGTCCCACCACCCGCAAGCCCAGCTCCAGCTGACGCAGGTCAGCCGCTGCCGCCTCGGCCGCCTCGGTCTTCCAGCGCATCGGTCGTGTCTACCAGCTCGAGCCAGGCAGCCATGCGGTCAGACCAGCACTGGCTGCAGCCGCCTCCTCCAGACTTGGCATCTTACTACTATTACAGACCCTTGTATGATGGCTACCAGTCCCATTACCCCTCGCCATACCCACCGGAGCCTGGCACGGCCCCCCTCTATTACCAG CAGGACGTCTATGGCCTGTACGAGCCCAGGTACAGGCCCTATGACAGTGCGGCGTCTGCCTATGCTGAGAGCTACCGCTACTCCGAGCCTGAGCGACCCAGCTCCCGAGCAAGTCACTGCTCAGACCGGCCAGCTGCCAG GCCAGGGTACCCTGACGGTTACTACAGTTCCAAAAGTGGGTGGAGCAGCCAGAGCGACCACTATGCGGATTATTACTCCGGCCAGTACGATTACGCAG ACCCAGGTCGCTGGGACCGGTGCCACTATGGTTCCAGATTCAGGGATCCCCGCACCTGGGACCGGAGGTATTGGTATGATGCTGAATACGACGCGTACAGGAAGGAAAGCTATGCTTATGGCGACAG GCCCGAGAGGTACGACGACCCCTGGAGGTACGACCCTCGCTTCACCGGCAGTTTTGACGACGACCCCGAGCCCCACAGGGACCCGTACGGGGAAGAGGCAGACAGGCGCAGCGTGCACAGCGAGCGCTCGGCCCAGAGCCTGCGCAGCAGTTTCAGCTCCCACTCACGTCAG AGTCAGGTTTACAGAAATCACGGCGTGACTGCTGCTCCCTATGAGGCCCCAcaccccccaggctccctgcccggCGATTACGCCTACGGGGCCTATGGCAGCAATTTTGGCGGTGCCCAGGGCTTCCCAGAGTACGGCTACCCCGCCGAAGCTGGCTGGCCCTCCACGGAGCAAG CTCCGTCAAGACCAACTTCTCCTGAGAAGTTCTCAGTGCCTCATGTCTGTGCCAGGTTCGGGCCTGGGGGTCAGCTCATTAAAGTGATTCCGAACCTGCCTTCGGAGGGACAGCCCACGCTGGTTGAGATTCACAGCATGGAG ACTTTGCTGCAGCACACGCCGGAGCAGGAGGAACTGCGCTCGTTCCCAGGACCGCTCGGCAA AGATGACACCCATAAAGTGGATGTTATTAATTTTGCACAGAACAAAGCTACAAAATGTTTGCAGAACGAAAATTTAATTGACAAAGAGTCTGCAAGTCTCCTTTGGAATTTCATTGTTCTCTTGTGCAGACAGAATGGG ACCGTGGTGGGAACAGACCTTGCAGAGCTTTTGTTACGAGACCACAAAACTGCGTGGCTTCCTGGGAAGTCACCCAACGAGGCCAACCTGATTGATTTTACTAACGAGGCTGTGGAGCAAGTGGAGGAAGAGGAGTCCGGGGAGGCCCAGCTCTCGTTTCTGACTGACAGCCAAGCAGCTAGCAGCAGTGCTCTGGAAAAGGAGACGGAGAGGTTCCGGGAGCTGCTGCTGTACGGCCGTAAGAAG GATGCTTTAGAGTCTGCGATGAAAAACGCCTTATGGGGTCATGCTCTGTTACTTGCAAGTAAGATGGACAGCCGGACACACGCCCGTGTCATGACCAG GTTCGCCAACAGTCTTCCGATCAACGACCCTTTGCAGACAGTGTACCAGCTGATGTCGGGGCGGATGCCTGCTGCGTCCACG TGTTGCGGAGATGAGAAGTGGGGAGATTGGAGACCACATCTTGCTATGGTTTTGTCCAACCTGAGCAGCAACGTGGATGTGGAGTCCAGGGCGATGGCCACCATGGGTGACACTCTGG CTTCGAAAGGTCTCCTCGATGCTGCGCATTTCTGCTACCTCATGGCCCAGGTCGGACTGGGGCTctatacaaagaaaaccacaaaacttgTCTTAATTGGATCGAACCACAG TTTGCCGTTTTTAAAGTTTGCCACCAACGAAGCTATTCAGAGGACGGAAGCCTACGAATATGCCCGGTCTCTCGGGGCACAGAcctgctccttccccagtttCCAG GTGTTCAAGTTCATCTACTCCTGCCGCCTGGCCGAGATGGGGCTGGCCACGCAGGCGTTTCACTACTGCGAGGTGATTGCCAAGAGCATCTTGCTGCAGCCCCACAAGTACTCGCCCGTGCTCATCAGCCAGCTGGTGCAG ATCGCGTCCCAGCTGCGCCTCTTCGACCCGCAGCTGAGAGAGAAGCCGGAGGAGGAGGCCTTTGTGGAGCCCGCCTGGTTGGTCCGGCTGCAGAGTGTGGACAAGCAGGTCAAG GAGGGCGCCACGGCGTGGAGTCAGGACGGGACCTTCCCCCAGCGCTGTCCCAGCACCCCGAGCTCAGAGGCGGGGCAGTATGACGGGCCAGCACTCTCCCAGCCGGGGGGCCCGGGCACCGGCAATCCGCTGCTGGCACCACCTGTGCCCAGCACTGAGCACTTTGGCCAGGGGGTGCGGCTGCTGCCTTCAG CTCCGCCGACGCTCCCCGACAGCCATCTGGCCCTGCCCGCCAGGGTGCCCCTGTTCCCGGTGCCCTCGCCCCCGGGCCCTGTTGAGCTGGGGCCTGGCTGTGGACCCTCGGGGGCTGCCCTTAGCTTTCCAGAGCCCTCTGGGCCTGACCCCGTGGCTCCGTACACGGCGCCTGGCCTGCCACCTGGCGCACCACCTCTGCAAGAAAGTGAGCATGCGCCCCAGGAGGCCCGGAGCCAGGACCCAG GGGTGATGCCACCGGAGGTGCTTGTTAGAAACTCGCTTCTGGAGCTGAGAGAAGAGGGTCTTGGCGGAAAATTGGCTGATCTg GGCTCCTCCATGATGTCACAGGACTCCGAGGTCCCCCCGGGGTGGGAGTGTGCCGGCTCCGGTGCTCTGCAGCCACCGACGTCCACGCCCGAAGTGAAGAGACCTGCGCCAGCAGCCAGGAAAGAGGCCAAGGAGCCCAAGAAG AGTGGCGAGTCCTGGTTCTCTCGTTGGCTCCCTgggaagaaaaggacagaagCTCATTTGCCAGACGACAAGAACAAATCG ATCGTCTGGGATGAGAAGAAGAACCGATGGGTGGACGTGAATGAGCCAGAGGAGGAG AAGAAGGCTCCGCCCCCACCACCAACCTCGCTCCCCAAGTCTCCACTCACTGTGCCCTCCGGTCCTGGAGGGCCCCCGAGGGCTTCTGTGAACATGTTTTCTAGGAAAGCAG CTGGAGCCAGAGCACGCTACGTGGATGTTTTCAACCCGGGGGGGCCCCAGCGGAGTGAGCCAGCTCTTGCTCCAGCAGAGTTCTTTGCTCCTCTTGCCCCGCTCCCGATTCCTGCTCACTTGTTTGGACCAAACACAG GCGCAGAGGAAGCCCCGCCTGCAGAGGGGGCTGGCAGGGAAGGGCAGGCGCCCATGGGGGGTCCGGCCAACCCAGAGCCGGCCTCGGAGCCCCAG GCGTTCAGCTCGGCGGCGGCGTTCCCTGGCCCTGAGCTCCCACACACCCGCGAGGACGGCTCCCAGGGCGGAGAG CTGTCACGCTGTAGTTCAATGAGTTCATTATCACGCGAAGTAAGCCAGCATTTTTATCAG GCTCCCAGCGACCACCCCCCTGCAGGGGGCGCCCCCGGGGCAGCCGTGCCCTTCTACAGCCCCGCTCAGTTCACACAG